The Maridesulfovibrio hydrothermalis AM13 = DSM 14728 DNA window CATTGTTCCCGGCGAAAGCAAAGGCCCTGAGTTTGTAAAGGACCATGATTTCAGTGCCGGCGATATCTGTAGACTCCAGCTTATCGGCAAGAATCATATTTATGTCGATGAAGGTGATATTCCTGATGGCGAGTGGATTCATGAAAATGAAGCTGCCGAGACTTTCGGCCGCGTTATGTCCGGAGCCGGAGTTACTCAAGCCGGAACGCCCAGAGAAGGCAAAGTCACCATGATCGCTGAACATGACGGACTGCTGGTAACCGACCTTGAAATGATGAGCCGTTTCAATTTTGTTCCTGATGTAATGGTTGCGGCCCGCAAGAGCGGAACTTTAGTTAAAGAAGGAGCGCGGCTTGCCGGAACACGGGCAATTCCGCTTTATATCTCGCGCGAAAATTTTTCTCGCGCAGTTTCAGCTCTTAACGGTGAACCGCTTTTTAGGGTTCTGCCTCTTAAAAAGAAAAAAGTAGGTGTGCTCATCACTGGAGATGAAGTTTTCAATGGTCTCATCGAAGATAAATTTGAGTCTGTCATCATGGCTAAAGTTCAGGCATTAGGCAGCGAAGTTGTCCGCACTGTAATCGGACCGGATAATCGGGATCGTATCCGCGACGCTGCTTTATCCCTCAAGAAAGAAGGTTGTGACCTGATTATCACAACCGCAGGAATGTCTGTCGACCCTGATGACGTGACCCGCCACGGCTTGGTGGATGCCGGAGTAACTGACCTCCTGTACGGTGCTCCGGTACTCCCCGGCACAATGCTTTTGCTGGCTAAAGCCGGAAAGACCCGAATAATAGGTGTTCCGGCCTGTGCACTCTTTTTCAAAACCACCAGTCTTGATCTGGTCCTTCCCCGTGTACTGGCCGGGCAGGATCTTACCCGCAAAGATTTAGCTGCATTGGCTGACGGCGGTTACTGCATGGAGTGCAAAACCTGCACCTTCCCTAAATGTCCCTTCGGGAAATAGGAGAATGAGAATGCATAAGAATCTTGATCCTCCTGAATTTGGAGCAACTGCGGCGTTGGCTGACATGGATGACCACAGTCCTACCATCCGTCTGCATCTTTGGCTTGAAGGCGGCGAAGGAGTCTTTTTCGGCTACGGACGGCTTTTACTTCTGGACCGCATCGAACGATGCGGTTCATTAAAAAAAGCGTCCGAGGAAATGGGGATGTCCTACCGCGCAGCATGGGGCAAAATCAAGCAGACCGAAAAAGTGCTCGGTTTCCAGCTTATTGAAAGATCAGGAAGCAGACGCAGCGGATATCATCTGACCGAAGCCGGACGGCTTGTACGTGACAAGTATTTTGAATGGTTCAGCAAAGTGGAAAGCGATGCCCGCGCACGCGCGGATGAGATCTTCCCTTGGAGATCTAAAAGCTTCGGCGAAAGTTAATCTTGAAAAGCAGCATCATTGCCAACAGCCTTTTATGTTGAGCGCAGGTAATGGTGCGTCTTTTATTTGTTCATATGTGTTATTTTTAACATGTTGGAATTATTGACTTTATTTTCGCTTTGTTATCACATGTGACCATCGAAATAACTATCAGGTGTTGCATTGAATTTTGCCTGCCTGATGTAACGGAAGGAGGAACCCATGAACATTTCACGGCGAGGGTTCATGAAACTTGCGGGCATAGGTGTCGCAGGTCTTGGAATGAGCCATTTGGGACTCGATTTATCTCCGACGCAGGCTTATGCCGCCGGACTTAAAATCAAGGGAGCAACAGAAGTAATTTCCATCTGTCCGTTCTGCTCGGTCAGCTGTCACTTCATTGCTCACGTGAAGGACGGAAAGATTGTCAGCACTGAAGGTGATCCGGATTATCCGGTCAGTGAAGGTGCACTCTGTGCGAAAGGCGCAGCAATGCTTTCCATGCACAATAGCCACCACAGGCTGCAAAAACCCATGTACCGTGCTCCTTACAGCACTAAATGGGAAGAAAAAGACTGGGAATGGGTGCTTGACCGCATCGCCCGCCGGGTCAAAGAAACACGTGATGCAGACTTCAAACGTTTCAATGCCAAAGGGCAGGAAGTCAACCGTGTAGAATCAATCTTTCATCTGGGCTCATCACAGATGGATAACGAGGAGTGTGCACTTGTCCATCAAGGTGTGCGCGGTCTCGGCCTGGTGCATTTTGATCACCAGGCGCGTATCTGACACAGCGCAACAGTTGCGGCTCTGGCAGAGTCGTTCGGGCGCGGTGCGATGACAAATCACTGGTGCGATATTGAAAATGCAGATTCTGTCCTGATTATCGGCAGTAATGCTGCGGAGCACCATCCTATCTCTTTTAAATGGGTCTTGCGGGCCAAAGACAAGGGCGCCACTGTTATGCATGTGGATCCCAAATTCTCCCGTACATCCGCTAGAAGTGATTTCCATGTGCCTCTCAGATCAGGCACAGATATCCCTTTCATGGGTGGTATGATTAACTACGTTTTGAATAATGAACTTTATTTTAAACAGTACGTGGCTGATTACACCAACGCGGCTTTTATCGTAGGCAAGGATTATAAGTTTAAAAAAGGTTTGTTCTCCGGTTACGATGCAAAAGCACGTAAATATGACAAATCAAAATGGGTTTTTGAGCTGGACAAAGACGGTGTACCTAAAAGAGATGCTTCCCTGAAACATCCCCGCTGTGTTTTCCAGATGCTTAAAAAGCACTATTCCCGCTATTCACTTTCCAATGTTTCAAAAACCACAGGTGTGTCCAAGGACAATCTGCTTAAGGTCTATAAGACATTTGCCGCCACAGGCAAAAAGGATAAAGCAGGAACCATCATGTATGCACTTGGCTGGACTCAGCATACTGTCGGTGTGCAGAACATCCGTTCCAGTGCTATTCTGCAGCTCCTGCTTGGTAACATAGGTGTAGCCGGCGGCGGTATCAACGCTCTGCGCGGTGAGCCTAATGTACAGGGGTCTACCGACCATTGTATTCTCTGGCATATTCTGCCGGGTTATCTGCCTGTTCCGAAAGCAAGCCTCGGTTCTTTTGAAGATTATACCAAGGCTACCACACCGGTCAGTAAAGATCCTGAAAGTGCCAACTGGTGGCAGCATAAGCCTAAGTATATGGCTTCTCTGCTCAAATCATGGCGCGGGGATAATGCTACTGCGGAAAACGGCTTCGGCTACAAGCTGATGCCCAAAGTGGATGACGGTGAAGACTACTCATACATTTTCATCTTTGACCGCATGTACAAAGGTGAGATCAAGGGTGGTTTCGTATTCGGAACAAATCCGGCTCAGAGCGTTCCCAACTCCAGCAAAACACGCAAGGCTCTTGATAATCTTGACTGGCTTGTTGTGGGTGAACTGCATAATACTGAAACTTCTGACAACTGGCATCGTCCGGGCGTTGACCCCAGCCAGAATAAGACAGAAGTGTTCCTGCTTCCGTCTGCACAGCGTGCGGAAAAAGCAGGTTCTATCAGTAACAGTGGACGCTGGTTGCTCTGGCATTATGAAGCTTGCCGCCCTATGGGTGAGTGCAAGAGCATGGGTGAAATGTATGTGGACATCATTAACAACGTCCGCAAACTTTACACCAAAGAAAACGGCGTTTTCCCTGAGCCGCTCCTTACTCTGGACTGGCCAGCATACTATGATGCAGAAGACGTTGCCCAGAGAATCAACGGACGTTTTACGAAAGATGTTGAATTCAAAGGGAAAAAATATAAAAAAGGCCAGCAGGTTCCATCCTTTGTTGCTCTCGGAGACGACGGTTCAACTTCCTCCATGAACTGGCTCTATGCCGGCAGTTACACAGAAGAAGACGGCAACAAAGCCAAACGCCGCAGCTTGGCTCAGACTCCGATGCAGGCCAAAATCAAGTTGTTTCCCAACTTCGCATGGTGCTGGCCTGTTAACCGCCGCATCCTTTATAACCGCGCTTCTGTAGATGCTAAGGGGCAGCCTTATGCACCTGAAAAAGCAGTTATCAAATGGAACGGCACTAAATGGGAAGGCGATGTTCCTGATGGTGGATGGCCGCCGAATGCATCCGGTAAAGGACGTTATCCCTTTATTATGCGTAAGGAAGGTCACGGGCAGCTTTACGGCCCCGGCTTGCAGGATGGTCCTTTCCCTGACCATTATGAGCCAGTTGAAACTCCTATCACCAGCCATCCTTTCTCACGTCAGCTCAGCAGTCCTGTTTACAAACGGGTTTTCAGTGACATGGATAAGCTTGCCGAGCCGGGTGATGAGCGTTTCCCCATTGTTCTCACTACGTACAGCATGACTGAACACTGGTGTGGTGGTGGTGAAACAAGAAACATTCCGGCCCTGCTTGAAGCTGAACCGCAGCTTTATGTGGAAATGAGTCCCGAGCTTGCCAAAGAAAAAGGTATCGCTAACGGTGATCCTGTTTTCGTTGAAAGTGCCCGTGGCAAAGTTGAAGCAATTGCAATGGTTACTGTGCGCATGACTCCGTTTAAAATTAAAGGAAATACCGTGCATGAAGTCGGTATGCCTTTCTGTTTCGGTTGGACTACCAGAGGTTCCGGTGATGCGACTAACAGGTTAACCCCGGCTGTAGGTGATCCTAATACAACTATTCCTGAGTATAAGGCCTGTCTGGTGAACGTCCGCAAAGCGGATAAACTCACTGAGCTTGAGTAACCCGAAACCAAGCCGGACCTACAAGGGTCCGTCCGAAAAGGAGTAAAAAATGCCTAAAGCATTCTTTGTTGATACTTCGAGATGTACGGCTTGTCGCGGTTGCCAGGTTGCCTGCAAGGAATGGCATGATCTGCCTGCGACAGAAACAAAACAGCGTGGCTCTCATCAGAATCCACCTGATTTGAATCCTTTCACCTATAAACTTGTACGCTTTAGCGAACACCGCATTAAAGGCAAGGTCGAGTGGTATTTCTTCCCCGATCAGTGCCGCCATTGTGATGTTCCTCCGTGTAAGGATATTGCTGATTCATACGTTACCGGAGCAGTTGTTCAGGATGAAGAAACCGGAGCGGTTATCTTTACTGATCAGACTAAGCGTCTGGCAGCTGATGAAGCTGAGGAGATGACAGAAGCCTGTCCTTATAATATTCCGCGCCGGGATTCCGGCTCAGGAATGATTACCAAATGTGACATGTGTATTGACCGTCAGCAGGCCGGACTTGTGCCTGTATGTGTTAAGACCTGTCCCACCGGAACAATGAACTTCGGTGATCGTGAAGAAATGGTAGCTCTGGCTGAGAAAACCCTTGCCAAGGTTAAGAAAGATTACCCCAACGCAGCCGTTATAGATGCTGATGAAGTTAACGTAATCTACTTGGTCATGGATAAGCCTGAGCTTTATTACGAGTACGTTACTGCCGATAATTCCGGCATCGGTAACGGCGTGACCCGCAAGGAATTCCTTGCTGGACTGGCCAGACCCGCTAAACGTATCTTCGGATAAGTATTAAAATCCAGCCCCCGGATATGTCCGGGGGCTGGTCTTCAATAAGTTTTGAAGTGGATATATCTGCTGGTAAAATCAGTTTTTTCAGCTGAGCAGGTTATCCTTCATTTCGTTGAATATAAATAAATTTCCGGGTTGCAGTTGGAGTGAAGTTCGTCAATCTGTTCACGACAGCGGCGAAGCCCAAATATGAAGGTTATTTGTTCCTAGGTGAGGTCACCGGCAGGGTGGTCCGCAGTTCAAAATAGCAATAAAAATCAGGAGTCGAATGCCATGAAAAAAGTTAAGCCTCTCTCAAAAAATAAGCGTGATGTTCAAGCAGGACTCCTTGCTCTGCGTAAAAAAATGCCTGCTCTTGAAAATATCTTTGATGCTTTCGGTCCATTGGTACAGGCACAGGAAAAGGCGGTAATCTCTCTTGAAGATTGGAAATTTACCCTGCCCGCAGCTTATGCACCTCGTTTTGAGCAGGGCGTACCGTTTCTTTCAGATATGGAGTTTCCGGAGTTGGGTGAGTATTACTCTGAAATTTTTTCTCTCATGGCTTCAGCAATTGCCGAAGGTATGCCTGCTCTTACTGATATAGTTGGAAAAATCACAAAGTCCATACAGAATATTGATAATATCAACGATCTTGCGAAAGCCATCTGGGATGAAGACAGCAATGGCCTGGTGCAGTTGGTGAAGGACCTGGATGTTGATCAGGATACTTTGGTTTTTATCGGAACAATGTCTCTTAAACCTTTTATGGTCCGTATGGAGGCAGATGCCGCAAAGGTTATTGAAACCATGCTGTGGCTTAAAGGGTATTGCCCGATCTGCGGAACCTTTCCGGATATATCTTTGCTGCGCAAGTCGGGCGATGACAATGCTTATCTGAAATCCCACGGAGGGCAACGCTGGATGCATTGTTCCTGCTGTGGTCACGAGTGGCGTTTCAAGCGCAACATGTGTCCGTGGTGTGAAAGTGAAGATTATAAGAAGCTCAGGTATTTACAGTCAGAAGAAAGACAGACCGAAAGGGTCGATGTCTGCGATACATGCAAACATTATTTTGTAACCATCGATACACGGGAGTTGACCGAAGCTCCGGACCCCCGCATTGCTCCGCTCGGGCTGGTACACCTCGATATCAGAGCGCAGGAAAAAAAGTATAAGCCGATGGCTGAAACCCCTTGGAATATATTTTAGTAAGATGTGATAATATAATGAAAAAGATCCGTTTCCTGATGTCAGGTTGCGGATCTTTTATATTAAGTGGATCTATTTATTCATTGCCGTTCGTAATTCTCGAATCTTCGCGCCTATGTCATCTGCTCCGACAATTTCGGTGACCAGTGCCACACATTTTGCGCCCCTGTTCATTACTTCGGCTATATTGTGCTCCTTAATACCACCAATGGCAACGAAGGGCAGGTTGATATTTTTTACAACATAATCAAGATACTCGAATCCCACGGGATCAACTACATCATCCTTGGTAAAGGTTCGGAAAATTGGACCTACTCCGATATAATCCGCTCCTGATTTCAGGGCATTTTGCGCTTCTTCAGGGCTGTGGGTTGAGAGGCCGATGGCCATTTTTTCACCTATCAGTTTGCGCACAGCATGAACTGGGAAATCTTCCTGCCCGATGTGAATGCCGTCCGCTTCCACCATCATGGCGAGGTCTATGTCATCATTAATGATGAATACCGCTCCTGCTTCGCGGGTCATCTTGCGAATTTCAAGACACTCTTCATATTTCTGACCGGATTTGATTTCTTTTTCGCGATACTGAATCAGCTTGATATCATTATCAAGCATCTCGCGCACTACTTCAAGATTGCTGCGTCCATTGGAAAATTTCAATGCTGTAAGGCAGTAGATATCGGTGTCCAGAATATTTTTTCTGGTAATTTCTTTCGCGTTCATTATTCATATCCTTCTGATTCAAATTTGCTCAGATAATAAGCCAGTACAACATCGGCCTGCTTTGCGGCGGCTATTCCCACTTTAGGCGAGAAGGGGGGAGTCTGTTCATTGCATTCAGTTTTCATGTCGCCGATGATATATAAATTTTCTCTGATTTTGCGGGTGACGATCTCATCCGCATTGCCTGCTCCGCCCATGCCTGATGCCGTTACGATCAGTTTATCAGTGGGCAGGAAGGTTTCAACCAGAGCTTTTTTGATTCGCGCAGCATCAAATGCTTCAATAACCACATCGCAATTCTTGAAGATTCCCATCATGTTGTCCGGAGTGACGGTTTCATATCGTATGAAAATATCCAGATCAGGGTTTATTTCTTTCAGGTTTTTATCAAGGGCTTCAACTTTGTATTCCCCGATCTGATTCTGGCGGAAAAACTGGCGGTTTAAATTAGATTCTTCAATGCGGTCAAAATCAACCAGCACAAACTTCCTGAATCCGCTGCGGACCAGATGCATGGCACAGTTGGAACCTAGTCCACCTGTGCCGGCTATGCCGATGGTTATGGTTTGCAGGTATTTTAGTTTTTCTTCGCCTAAATAAGAGGCTATACCTTGTTCTGTCAGGTTCACTTTTATGCTCCGATAGGCTCCCAGTCTTTAAAAACCGGCTGATAGCCGTGATTTTTCAGTACCTTGCACATCTCCTCAACGCTGCGTTCATCGCTGATGTCAAACTGTCCCACTTTATCGCCGTCCTGACTGTGCCCGCCAACTTCTGTAGAAACTCCGGCAGACATTCTGGTCACGCCCAGAGGCAGGATATT harbors:
- a CDS encoding FmdE family protein, translated to MNLEAAIKSDKKAPLHDDSIGPYTYDEFIDAARRFHGSPAPGLVLGGYMMEEARRHLPEGTLFDAISETSWCLPDAVQMLSVCSVGNGWLRIKNLGVYALSLFDKYTGEGVRIRVDPDKLDDWPEVKSWFLKKKPKKDQDSVKLHAEIRKAGAAFCSIESIQIKADVLVKRSKGGITICPLCGDAYPGSFGAICRTCQGEGPYQQRTESAASAIAAPVPHGLKVVPLSEAEGRTAVHDMTRIVPGESKGPEFVKDHDFSAGDICRLQLIGKNHIYVDEGDIPDGEWIHENEAAETFGRVMSGAGVTQAGTPREGKVTMIAEHDGLLVTDLEMMSRFNFVPDVMVAARKSGTLVKEGARLAGTRAIPLYISRENFSRAVSALNGEPLFRVLPLKKKKVGVLITGDEVFNGLIEDKFESVIMAKVQALGSEVVRTVIGPDNRDRIRDAALSLKKEGCDLIITTAGMSVDPDDVTRHGLVDAGVTDLLYGAPVLPGTMLLLAKAGKTRIIGVPACALFFKTTSLDLVLPRVLAGQDLTRKDLAALADGGYCMECKTCTFPKCPFGK
- a CDS encoding winged helix-turn-helix domain-containing protein: MHKNLDPPEFGATAALADMDDHSPTIRLHLWLEGGEGVFFGYGRLLLLDRIERCGSLKKASEEMGMSYRAAWGKIKQTEKVLGFQLIERSGSRRSGYHLTEAGRLVRDKYFEWFSKVESDARARADEIFPWRSKSFGES
- the fdnG gene encoding formate dehydrogenase-N subunit alpha, which encodes MNISRRGFMKLAGIGVAGLGMSHLGLDLSPTQAYAAGLKIKGATEVISICPFCSVSCHFIAHVKDGKIVSTEGDPDYPVSEGALCAKGAAMLSMHNSHHRLQKPMYRAPYSTKWEEKDWEWVLDRIARRVKETRDADFKRFNAKGQEVNRVESIFHLGSSQMDNEECALVHQGVRGLGLVHFDHQARIUHSATVAALAESFGRGAMTNHWCDIENADSVLIIGSNAAEHHPISFKWVLRAKDKGATVMHVDPKFSRTSARSDFHVPLRSGTDIPFMGGMINYVLNNELYFKQYVADYTNAAFIVGKDYKFKKGLFSGYDAKARKYDKSKWVFELDKDGVPKRDASLKHPRCVFQMLKKHYSRYSLSNVSKTTGVSKDNLLKVYKTFAATGKKDKAGTIMYALGWTQHTVGVQNIRSSAILQLLLGNIGVAGGGINALRGEPNVQGSTDHCILWHILPGYLPVPKASLGSFEDYTKATTPVSKDPESANWWQHKPKYMASLLKSWRGDNATAENGFGYKLMPKVDDGEDYSYIFIFDRMYKGEIKGGFVFGTNPAQSVPNSSKTRKALDNLDWLVVGELHNTETSDNWHRPGVDPSQNKTEVFLLPSAQRAEKAGSISNSGRWLLWHYEACRPMGECKSMGEMYVDIINNVRKLYTKENGVFPEPLLTLDWPAYYDAEDVAQRINGRFTKDVEFKGKKYKKGQQVPSFVALGDDGSTSSMNWLYAGSYTEEDGNKAKRRSLAQTPMQAKIKLFPNFAWCWPVNRRILYNRASVDAKGQPYAPEKAVIKWNGTKWEGDVPDGGWPPNASGKGRYPFIMRKEGHGQLYGPGLQDGPFPDHYEPVETPITSHPFSRQLSSPVYKRVFSDMDKLAEPGDERFPIVLTTYSMTEHWCGGGETRNIPALLEAEPQLYVEMSPELAKEKGIANGDPVFVESARGKVEAIAMVTVRMTPFKIKGNTVHEVGMPFCFGWTTRGSGDATNRLTPAVGDPNTTIPEYKACLVNVRKADKLTELE
- a CDS encoding 4Fe-4S dicluster domain-containing protein; amino-acid sequence: MPKAFFVDTSRCTACRGCQVACKEWHDLPATETKQRGSHQNPPDLNPFTYKLVRFSEHRIKGKVEWYFFPDQCRHCDVPPCKDIADSYVTGAVVQDEETGAVIFTDQTKRLAADEAEEMTEACPYNIPRRDSGSGMITKCDMCIDRQQAGLVPVCVKTCPTGTMNFGDREEMVALAEKTLAKVKKDYPNAAVIDADEVNVIYLVMDKPELYYEYVTADNSGIGNGVTRKEFLAGLARPAKRIFG
- a CDS encoding formate dehydrogenase accessory protein FdhE, with product MKKVKPLSKNKRDVQAGLLALRKKMPALENIFDAFGPLVQAQEKAVISLEDWKFTLPAAYAPRFEQGVPFLSDMEFPELGEYYSEIFSLMASAIAEGMPALTDIVGKITKSIQNIDNINDLAKAIWDEDSNGLVQLVKDLDVDQDTLVFIGTMSLKPFMVRMEADAAKVIETMLWLKGYCPICGTFPDISLLRKSGDDNAYLKSHGGQRWMHCSCCGHEWRFKRNMCPWCESEDYKKLRYLQSEERQTERVDVCDTCKHYFVTIDTRELTEAPDPRIAPLGLVHLDIRAQEKKYKPMAETPWNIF
- the thiE gene encoding thiamine phosphate synthase, encoding MNAKEITRKNILDTDIYCLTALKFSNGRSNLEVVREMLDNDIKLIQYREKEIKSGQKYEECLEIRKMTREAGAVFIINDDIDLAMMVEADGIHIGQEDFPVHAVRKLIGEKMAIGLSTHSPEEAQNALKSGADYIGVGPIFRTFTKDDVVDPVGFEYLDYVVKNINLPFVAIGGIKEHNIAEVMNRGAKCVALVTEIVGADDIGAKIRELRTAMNK
- the thiF gene encoding sulfur carrier protein ThiS adenylyltransferase ThiF, translated to MNLTEQGIASYLGEEKLKYLQTITIGIAGTGGLGSNCAMHLVRSGFRKFVLVDFDRIEESNLNRQFFRQNQIGEYKVEALDKNLKEINPDLDIFIRYETVTPDNMMGIFKNCDVVIEAFDAARIKKALVETFLPTDKLIVTASGMGGAGNADEIVTRKIRENLYIIGDMKTECNEQTPPFSPKVGIAAAKQADVVLAYYLSKFESEGYE